One genomic window of Armatimonadota bacterium includes the following:
- a CDS encoding Fur family transcriptional regulator, with the protein MLTAAELRERFQARGLRITPQRDLLFRLLEELEGTHPTAETLHLRAARVMPSISLRTVYAILEELAEVGAVRPLELGTGSKRFCTTVTRHHHLVCDRCGKVLDVFVNVGPVEIPPEQARGFCVTEQSLVFRGVCADCQRMAPSASAEPAARP; encoded by the coding sequence ATGCTGACGGCGGCCGAGCTGCGGGAGCGGTTCCAGGCACGCGGGCTACGCATCACCCCGCAGCGCGACCTGCTCTTCCGCCTGCTGGAGGAGCTGGAGGGGACGCACCCCACGGCCGAGACCCTCCACCTGCGGGCCGCCCGGGTGATGCCCTCGATCTCCCTGCGGACGGTCTACGCCATCCTGGAGGAGCTCGCGGAGGTCGGCGCGGTCCGCCCGCTGGAGCTGGGCACCGGCAGCAAGCGCTTCTGCACCACCGTGACCCGCCACCACCACCTGGTCTGCGACCGCTGCGGGAAGGTGCTGGACGTCTTCGTGAACGTCGGGCCGGTGGAGATCCCGCCCGAGCAGGCCCGCGGCTTCTGCGTCACGGAGCAGTCCCTGGTCTTCCGCGGTGTCTGCGCGGACTGTCAGCGCATGGCGCCATCGGCCTCTGCCGAGCCAGCGGCCCGGCCCTGA
- a CDS encoding aminotransferase class V-fold PLP-dependent enzyme: MGLCRASGPALTSIPQDPQTSLRELFLLRSDVVFLNHGAFGACPRPVFEAYQRWQRDLEAQPVEFLGRRFPDLMREARGALAAFVGADPDDLVYLPNATTALNTVARSLPLRPGDEVVGTDHEYGAVDRLWRFVCARRGARYVRARVPVPVETPAQVVEAVWAHVTERTRVLACSHLTSPTALIFPLAALLRRARAAGILTVVDGAHVPGQIPLDLRALDPDFYAGNCHKWLCAPKGAGFLYARRDRHGLLEPLVISWGWDRGEERSGAAARVRSVTEDAGDGTARGDSEEARDEGRETARGGGLVL, translated from the coding sequence ATCGGCCTCTGCCGAGCCAGCGGCCCGGCCCTGACGTCGATCCCCCAGGACCCCCAGACGAGCCTGCGCGAACTCTTCCTGCTCCGCTCCGACGTCGTCTTCCTGAACCACGGGGCCTTCGGCGCCTGCCCGCGGCCCGTCTTCGAGGCCTACCAGCGGTGGCAGCGCGACCTCGAGGCCCAGCCGGTGGAGTTCCTCGGCCGCCGATTCCCCGACCTCATGCGCGAGGCCCGGGGGGCGCTAGCCGCGTTCGTCGGCGCCGACCCCGACGACCTGGTCTACCTGCCCAACGCGACCACCGCGCTCAACACCGTGGCGCGCTCGCTCCCCCTCCGCCCCGGCGACGAGGTGGTGGGGACCGACCACGAGTACGGCGCGGTAGACCGCCTCTGGCGCTTCGTCTGTGCGCGCCGCGGGGCGCGCTACGTCCGGGCCAGGGTGCCTGTCCCGGTGGAGACGCCGGCGCAGGTGGTCGAGGCGGTGTGGGCTCACGTCACCGAGCGGACGCGGGTGCTGGCCTGCAGCCACCTCACCTCCCCGACCGCCCTGATCTTCCCGCTCGCGGCCCTCCTCCGCCGGGCGCGTGCGGCGGGGATCCTCACCGTGGTCGACGGCGCGCACGTGCCCGGACAGATCCCCCTCGACCTGCGGGCGCTCGACCCGGACTTCTACGCAGGGAACTGCCACAAGTGGCTCTGCGCGCCCAAGGGGGCGGGGTTCCTCTACGCGCGCCGGGACCGCCACGGGCTGCTCGAGCCGCTGGTGATCAGCTGGGGGTGGGATCGGGGCGAGGAACGCTCCGGCGCTGCCGCCCGCGTCCGGTCCGTCACCGAGGACGCCGGAGACGGCACCGCCCGCGGCGACAGCGAGGAGGCGAGGGACGAGGGACGCGAGACGGCGAGAGGCGGCGGGCTCGTCCTAG